The Streptomyces avermitilis MA-4680 = NBRC 14893 genome contains a region encoding:
- a CDS encoding NACHT domain-containing protein, translating into MRALRWAGDAQRVRKLWWAAALVATGLAQVAVTVLADGKSVIERWTPALGLVVSVLGLLSTLTQSESGTGEGRGTDWLKGRADALAEVVQDMWAAEARLRRLQDPEPLPVRWSAVDAPLADHDENVRRGAEAHTALRSGQLSDARAAFLSVPSRRVVVLGQPGSGKTVLALSLTLELLAARQPGDAVPVVLPVGTWDAVREPLRVWTAARIAADFPALAAGVPGGGTLADALVAARLVLPVLDGFDELPEAQRTPAMRRLNAELDADSPLYLTSRTDAYAATVEACDVLTAAAVVELSPLRLTDAASYLTRTSRPRRMPDGRIGTAWSATLARLAAPGGPPEDALRQVLSRPLMVAMARAVHGDGGRDPGQLLDGRFRTAAQIEEHLLTAFVPAVFGDTSGSCRTTEDAQRWLGFLARHLRNRDTGQFAWWELQSAVPRIVRLLAPGALAACLSAVVAGAVMTLVAPHTMIDLWADGELYELVGNASGVVAGCVVGLAVLIDRTGRTSLRVLMAKAALAAATLGILIGVTAEPLYGASIADLGDAWLFRFLSGVLFGTAVSAVFAVAGVTACPAPLGLPWAGPTVARHVGVAALLVLSGVAILVMDPLSPAGGLWRASAAAVVACAAVVAVIRIRRRGPRGSRHRVPGREQVRRFCQGLVRGTAACLLVGLALGPAIGAVMGTVIEWRATRAGTVHTDAAALDARTGIRRATTGAWTFEAYPDGTKTARPAEPVRVVLMVNVRNPAQAWTYAPPGPGAACHAVDRRCSTALARVRFTTRDGIWHVRIAGHDARDLTLLSSLHPPAAWWFWQIGRWGLVENCVKGGIVSGLVLGLIGGCACGVYRWLDTPADLTRATSPPAGLRGDRLAVLTRGAAATVAGSAAGGLLLLTTPDRYGMHGMSLQMALVMGPLALSLSAYGRLTVARMWLGATGQLPWRLMAFLHEAHLRGVLRQSGARYEFRHLRLQECLAARAERGESEATAAGDTRWIR; encoded by the coding sequence ATGAGGGCACTGCGGTGGGCCGGGGACGCGCAGCGCGTGCGCAAACTGTGGTGGGCGGCCGCGTTGGTGGCCACCGGCCTGGCTCAGGTCGCCGTCACCGTGCTCGCCGACGGCAAGAGCGTGATCGAGCGGTGGACGCCCGCTCTGGGGCTCGTGGTCTCCGTGCTGGGGCTGCTGTCCACCCTGACGCAGAGCGAGTCCGGTACCGGGGAGGGCCGCGGCACGGACTGGCTGAAGGGCCGGGCCGACGCCCTGGCCGAGGTGGTGCAGGACATGTGGGCGGCCGAGGCGCGGCTGCGCAGGTTGCAGGATCCGGAACCGCTGCCCGTCCGGTGGTCTGCGGTGGACGCGCCGCTGGCCGACCACGACGAGAACGTGCGGCGGGGCGCCGAGGCACACACCGCCCTGAGATCGGGACAGTTGAGCGATGCCCGCGCCGCCTTCCTCTCCGTTCCGTCCCGTCGGGTGGTCGTGCTGGGGCAGCCCGGGTCGGGGAAGACGGTTCTGGCGCTGAGCCTGACCCTGGAGCTGCTGGCGGCCCGGCAGCCCGGAGACGCCGTCCCCGTCGTGCTGCCCGTCGGGACCTGGGACGCCGTCCGCGAACCGCTGCGCGTCTGGACGGCCGCTCGGATCGCGGCCGACTTCCCGGCCCTGGCGGCGGGAGTGCCGGGCGGCGGCACACTGGCGGACGCCCTGGTCGCCGCCCGTCTGGTGCTGCCGGTCCTCGACGGATTCGACGAACTGCCCGAGGCGCAGCGGACGCCGGCGATGCGCCGCCTCAACGCCGAACTGGACGCCGACTCGCCCCTGTACCTCACCAGCAGGACCGACGCCTACGCCGCCACCGTGGAGGCCTGCGACGTGCTCACGGCCGCGGCGGTCGTCGAACTCTCCCCACTGCGGCTGACCGATGCCGCGTCCTATCTGACCCGGACTTCGCGTCCCAGACGCATGCCGGACGGCCGGATCGGCACGGCCTGGAGCGCGACACTGGCTCGTCTGGCCGCGCCCGGCGGGCCGCCCGAGGACGCCCTGCGGCAGGTGCTGAGCCGACCCCTCATGGTCGCCATGGCCCGCGCGGTGCACGGTGACGGCGGCCGCGATCCCGGACAACTGCTGGACGGCCGGTTCCGTACGGCCGCCCAGATCGAGGAGCACCTGCTCACCGCCTTCGTACCGGCGGTGTTCGGCGACACCAGCGGATCGTGCCGCACGACCGAGGACGCCCAGCGGTGGCTCGGGTTCCTCGCCCGTCACCTGCGGAACCGGGACACCGGGCAGTTCGCCTGGTGGGAGTTGCAGAGCGCGGTGCCGCGGATCGTGCGGCTGCTGGCGCCGGGGGCGCTGGCCGCGTGCTTGTCCGCCGTGGTGGCCGGCGCCGTCATGACACTGGTGGCACCGCACACGATGATCGACCTCTGGGCCGACGGCGAACTGTACGAACTCGTCGGCAACGCCTCAGGAGTCGTCGCCGGTTGCGTGGTGGGGCTGGCCGTCCTCATCGACCGCACCGGCAGGACCTCACTGCGGGTACTGATGGCGAAGGCCGCCCTGGCGGCCGCCACCCTGGGCATCCTCATCGGTGTCACGGCCGAGCCCCTCTACGGCGCCTCCATCGCCGACCTGGGGGACGCCTGGCTCTTCCGGTTTCTGTCCGGTGTGCTCTTCGGCACGGCCGTGTCGGCGGTGTTCGCGGTGGCCGGAGTCACCGCTTGCCCCGCTCCGCTGGGGCTGCCCTGGGCCGGGCCGACGGTCGCCCGCCACGTCGGTGTGGCTGCCCTCCTGGTCCTGTCCGGCGTGGCGATCCTGGTCATGGACCCCCTCTCCCCGGCCGGCGGTCTGTGGCGGGCGAGCGCGGCGGCCGTCGTCGCGTGCGCGGCCGTGGTGGCCGTCATCCGCATCCGGCGGCGCGGACCGCGAGGGTCTCGCCACCGGGTGCCGGGCCGGGAGCAGGTCCGGCGGTTCTGCCAGGGGCTGGTCCGCGGCACGGCCGCCTGCCTCCTGGTCGGTCTGGCACTCGGTCCCGCCATCGGAGCCGTGATGGGCACCGTCATCGAATGGCGGGCCACACGCGCCGGAACCGTACACACCGATGCCGCCGCCCTGGACGCGCGCACCGGAATCCGCCGCGCGACCACCGGCGCATGGACCTTCGAGGCCTACCCCGACGGCACCAAGACGGCCCGGCCCGCCGAGCCGGTCAGGGTGGTCCTGATGGTGAACGTCCGCAACCCGGCACAGGCGTGGACGTATGCGCCACCCGGGCCCGGCGCGGCATGCCACGCGGTGGACCGGCGGTGCAGCACGGCCCTCGCCCGGGTGCGGTTCACCACGCGGGACGGGATCTGGCACGTCCGGATCGCCGGTCACGACGCGCGCGACCTCACCCTCCTGTCGTCCCTGCACCCGCCGGCCGCCTGGTGGTTCTGGCAGATCGGCCGTTGGGGCCTGGTGGAGAACTGCGTCAAGGGAGGCATCGTCTCGGGCCTCGTCCTGGGGCTCATCGGAGGCTGCGCCTGCGGCGTCTACCGCTGGCTCGACACACCCGCCGACCTGACCCGCGCCACGAGTCCGCCCGCCGGCCTGCGAGGTGACCGGCTCGCCGTGCTGACCAGGGGTGCGGCCGCCACCGTCGCCGGGTCCGCCGCCGGCGGCCTGTTGCTGCTGACCACGCCCGACCGTTACGGGATGCACGGGATGTCACTCCAAATGGCGCTTGTCATGGGCCCGTTGGCGTTGAGCCTGAGCGCGTACGGCCGCCTGACCGTCGCAAGGATGTGGCTCGGCGCCACGGGACAGCTGCCGTGGCGCCTGATGGCCTTCCTGCACGAGGCCCACCTGCGGGGCGTGCTCCGGCAGTCCGGCGCACGCTACGAGTTCCGGCATCTTCGGTTGCAGGAGTGCCTTGCGGCCCGGGCGGAAAGGGGCGAGAGTGAGGCCACGGCCGCCGGGGACACCCGGTGGATTCGGTGA
- a CDS encoding phosphoketolase family protein: MPQVEHQNSTVLTDDELRTLDAHWRAANYLAAGQIYLLANALLTEPLSPAHIKPRLLGHWGTSPGLNLVHTHLNRVIKARDLDALCVWGPGHGGPAVLANSWLEGSYSETYPDISRDAAGMGKLFRQFSFPGGVPSHVAPETPGSIHEGGELGYSLAHAYGAAFDNPDLLVACVIGDGEAETGPLAASWHSNKFLDPVHDGAVLPILHLNGYKIANPTVLSRIPEPELDELLRGYGHEPLHVTGDDPHQVHRALAEAFDRALDRVALMQRTAREEGATERIRWPMIVLRTPKGWTGPAEVDGRPVEGTWRAHQVPLPEVRENPEHLRQLEGWLRSYRPEELFDADGRPTADVLACVPHGARRLGATPHANGGLLLRPLPIPPLDRFAVAVDKPGATLHEPTRVLGDLLEQVMKDTSARRDFRLVGPDETASNRLDAVFDASGKAWQAQTLPVDEHLDRHGRVMEILSEHTCQGWLEGYLLTGRHGLFSCYEAFVHIVDSMVNQHIKWLKTSRELAWRAPIASLNYLLTSHVWRQDHNGFSHQDPGFVDHVLNKSPEAVRVYLPPDANTLLSVADHVLRSRDYVNVVVAGKQPCFDWLSMEQARAHCARGAGIWEWAGTQNDGEPDVVLACAGDVPTQEVLAASALLRRHLPALAVRVVNVVDMTRLLPREAHPHGMSDFEYDGLFTTDKPVIFAYHGYPWLIHRLAYSRTGHGNLHVRGYKEMGTTTTPFDMVVRNDLDRYRLVMDVVDRVPGLGVRAAAVRQTMADARTRHHAWIREHGTDLPEVANWTWEA, from the coding sequence ATGCCCCAGGTCGAACATCAGAACAGCACCGTACTGACCGACGACGAACTGCGCACGTTGGACGCCCACTGGCGGGCGGCCAACTATCTCGCCGCCGGCCAGATCTATCTGCTGGCCAACGCGCTGCTGACCGAACCCCTCAGCCCCGCGCACATCAAGCCGAGGCTGCTCGGCCACTGGGGGACCTCGCCCGGCCTCAACCTCGTCCACACCCATCTCAACCGCGTCATCAAGGCCCGCGATCTGGACGCGCTGTGCGTGTGGGGCCCGGGGCACGGCGGGCCGGCCGTGCTGGCCAACTCCTGGCTCGAGGGCAGCTACAGCGAGACCTACCCGGACATCTCCCGTGACGCCGCGGGCATGGGGAAGCTGTTCAGGCAGTTCTCGTTCCCCGGCGGAGTGCCGAGTCATGTCGCGCCGGAGACGCCCGGCTCGATCCACGAGGGCGGTGAGCTCGGCTACTCGCTCGCTCACGCGTACGGCGCGGCCTTCGACAATCCGGACCTGCTCGTCGCCTGTGTGATCGGCGACGGCGAGGCGGAGACCGGCCCGCTCGCCGCCTCCTGGCACTCGAACAAGTTCCTCGACCCGGTCCACGACGGTGCCGTGCTCCCCATCCTCCACCTCAACGGCTACAAGATCGCCAACCCGACGGTGCTGTCCCGCATCCCGGAGCCCGAACTCGACGAGCTGCTGCGCGGATACGGCCATGAACCACTCCACGTCACCGGCGACGACCCGCACCAGGTCCACCGTGCCCTGGCCGAGGCCTTCGACCGGGCCCTGGACCGCGTCGCCCTGATGCAGCGCACGGCCCGCGAGGAGGGCGCGACCGAGCGGATCCGCTGGCCGATGATCGTGCTGCGCACACCGAAGGGCTGGACCGGACCCGCGGAGGTCGACGGCCGGCCCGTCGAGGGCACCTGGCGCGCCCACCAGGTCCCCCTGCCCGAAGTGCGTGAGAACCCCGAGCACCTGCGCCAGCTGGAGGGCTGGCTGCGCTCGTACCGGCCCGAGGAACTCTTCGACGCCGACGGCCGCCCCACGGCCGACGTGCTGGCCTGCGTGCCGCACGGTGCCAGGCGACTGGGCGCCACCCCGCACGCCAACGGCGGCCTCCTCCTACGGCCGCTGCCGATCCCGCCCCTCGACCGGTTCGCCGTGGCCGTCGACAAGCCCGGCGCGACCCTGCACGAGCCCACGCGGGTTCTGGGCGACCTCCTCGAACAGGTCATGAAGGACACCTCCGCCCGTCGCGACTTCCGGCTCGTGGGCCCCGACGAGACCGCCTCCAACCGGCTGGACGCCGTCTTCGACGCGAGCGGCAAGGCCTGGCAGGCCCAGACCCTTCCGGTCGACGAACACCTCGACCGGCACGGCCGGGTGATGGAGATCCTCTCCGAACACACCTGCCAGGGCTGGCTGGAGGGCTATCTCCTGACCGGCCGCCACGGACTGTTCTCCTGCTACGAGGCGTTCGTGCACATCGTCGACTCGATGGTCAACCAGCACATCAAGTGGCTGAAGACGTCACGGGAGTTGGCGTGGCGCGCGCCGATCGCCTCCCTCAACTATCTGCTCACCTCACACGTCTGGCGTCAGGACCACAACGGTTTCTCGCACCAGGACCCGGGCTTCGTCGACCACGTCCTCAACAAGAGCCCCGAGGCCGTACGGGTGTATCTGCCGCCGGACGCCAACACCCTGCTGTCGGTGGCGGACCACGTCCTGCGCAGCCGTGACTACGTGAACGTGGTCGTGGCGGGCAAGCAGCCGTGCTTCGACTGGCTGTCGATGGAACAGGCCCGGGCCCACTGCGCGCGCGGGGCGGGGATCTGGGAGTGGGCGGGGACGCAGAACGACGGCGAACCGGACGTGGTGCTGGCCTGCGCGGGCGATGTGCCGACCCAGGAGGTCCTGGCCGCCTCGGCACTGCTGCGCCGGCATCTGCCCGCCCTCGCCGTCCGGGTGGTGAACGTGGTCGACATGACGCGGCTGCTGCCGCGCGAGGCACACCCGCACGGGATGAGCGACTTCGAGTACGACGGGCTTTTCACCACCGACAAGCCGGTCATCTTCGCGTACCACGGCTATCCCTGGCTGATCCACCGCCTCGCCTATTCCCGCACCGGTCACGGGAACCTCCATGTGCGGGGCTACAAGGAGATGGGCACCACCACGACCCCGTTCGACATGGTCGTCCGCAACGACCTCGACCGCTACCGGCTGGTCATGGACGTCGTCGACCGTGTCCCCGGCCTCGGCGTACGCGCCGCCGCCGTCCGCCAGACGATGGCCGACGCACGTACCCGGCACCACGCCTGGATCCGCGAGCACGGCACCGACCTGCCCGAGGTCGCGAACTGGACGTGGGAGGCGTGA
- the ppk2 gene encoding polyphosphate kinase 2, with product MAGKKTARVPRAAYEQELLRLQTELVKLQEWVRAEGARLVIVFEGRDAAGKGSTIKRVAEHLNPRQARIVALPKPTERERTQWYFQRYVEHLPAAGEIVLFDRSWYNRAGVEHVMGFCTKEEHQLFLRQCPIFERMLVEEGILLRKYWFSVSDAVQQERFRRRMKDPTRRWKLSPMDLESITRWEAYSRAKDEMLVHTDISEAPWFVVESDDKRRARLNMMAHLLGSVPYYEVPPPVLELPRRPPSTGYERPPRDLQTYVPDHAASL from the coding sequence ATGGCCGGCAAGAAGACGGCGAGGGTGCCGCGCGCCGCATACGAGCAGGAACTGCTGCGCCTGCAGACCGAGTTGGTGAAGCTGCAGGAATGGGTGCGGGCGGAGGGCGCCCGTCTGGTCATCGTGTTCGAGGGCCGGGACGCGGCCGGCAAGGGCAGCACGATCAAACGGGTGGCGGAACATCTCAATCCGCGGCAGGCACGGATCGTGGCGCTGCCGAAGCCGACCGAGCGTGAGCGCACCCAGTGGTATTTCCAGCGGTACGTCGAGCATCTGCCGGCCGCCGGGGAGATCGTGTTGTTCGACCGGAGCTGGTACAACCGCGCCGGTGTCGAGCACGTCATGGGTTTCTGCACCAAGGAGGAGCACCAGCTCTTCCTGCGGCAATGTCCGATCTTCGAACGGATGCTGGTCGAGGAGGGGATCCTGCTGCGCAAGTACTGGTTCTCGGTGAGCGACGCCGTGCAGCAGGAGCGGTTCCGGCGCCGGATGAAGGATCCGACGCGGCGCTGGAAGCTCTCGCCGATGGACCTGGAGTCGATCACCCGCTGGGAGGCCTACTCGCGGGCGAAGGACGAGATGCTCGTCCATACGGACATCTCGGAGGCTCCGTGGTTCGTCGTGGAGAGCGACGACAAGCGGCGGGCGCGGCTGAACATGATGGCTCATCTGCTCGGCTCCGTGCCCTACTACGAGGTTCCGCCGCCGGTCCTCGAACTGCCGCGCCGCCCGCCGTCGACCGGCTACGAGCGACCGCCACGCGATCTGCAGACCTACGTGCCCGACCACGCGGCGAGCCTCTGA
- a CDS encoding universal stress protein codes for MELPLVVGVDGSESSMRAVDWAADEAALRGVPLRLVYASLWERYEGAALADGLGRPPEQVIADDIVEAAAQRAHRRHADVKISTDVLPEEPAPALLREGNEAFALVLGSRGRSGLAELLLGSVSLAVAARAYCPVIVLRGSQDNRAGAGGHRRIVLAVGEEPDDPAAVRFAVAEARARGCAVEAVRAWRRPAREALGHPLSSRRAARLHEERATEVLEAVLSGAPPDVELRRRAVEGPARKVLLDASATADLLVVGARRHPGHSGLQLGRVAHAMLHHSACPVAVVPHRG; via the coding sequence ATGGAGCTTCCCCTGGTCGTGGGGGTCGACGGCTCCGAGTCGAGTATGCGCGCCGTGGACTGGGCGGCGGACGAGGCCGCTCTGCGCGGGGTTCCGCTGCGGCTGGTCTACGCGTCGCTGTGGGAGCGGTACGAAGGGGCCGCGCTCGCCGACGGGCTCGGCAGGCCTCCGGAGCAGGTGATCGCCGACGACATCGTCGAGGCAGCCGCGCAGCGCGCCCACCGCCGCCACGCGGACGTGAAGATCTCCACCGATGTGCTGCCCGAGGAGCCGGCCCCCGCCCTGCTGCGGGAGGGCAACGAGGCCTTCGCGCTGGTCCTGGGGTCGCGGGGCCGCAGCGGGCTCGCCGAGCTGCTCCTCGGCTCGGTGTCCCTGGCCGTGGCCGCCCGCGCCTACTGCCCGGTGATCGTGCTGCGCGGCAGCCAGGACAACCGGGCCGGGGCGGGTGGCCATCGGCGCATCGTCCTCGCCGTCGGCGAGGAACCGGACGACCCGGCCGCCGTGCGGTTCGCCGTCGCGGAGGCGCGGGCACGGGGCTGTGCGGTGGAGGCCGTACGGGCCTGGCGCCGCCCCGCTCGCGAGGCCCTGGGCCACCCGCTGTCCTCCCGAAGGGCGGCCCGGCTGCACGAAGAGCGGGCCACGGAGGTGCTGGAAGCGGTACTGAGCGGGGCCCCGCCGGATGTCGAACTGCGCCGGCGCGCGGTCGAGGGCCCGGCCCGCAAGGTGCTGCTGGACGCCTCGGCCACCGCCGACCTGCTCGTCGTCGGCGCCCGGCGCCATCCCGGACACTCCGGGCTCCAGCTCGGCCGGGTCGCCCACGCGATGCTGCATCACTCCGCCTGCCCGGTCGCCGTCGTACCGCACCGGGGGTGA